A window of Mustela nigripes isolate SB6536 chromosome 9, MUSNIG.SB6536, whole genome shotgun sequence contains these coding sequences:
- the LOC132024958 gene encoding olfactory receptor 1G1-like, producing MAIRNQTSISDFLLLGFSDHPEQQPLLFGLFLAMYLVTMLGNLLIILAIVSDQHLHTPMYFFLANLSFVETCFSCTIVPKVLVSIKTQHHAISHTGCLMQMYFFMALTLLDDFLLAVMAYDRYVAICLPLHYTTIMCPQRCLLLVASSWLCAHLLAFSLTLLMAQFSFCASHSIPHFFCDVPPLLKLACSDTQIYQDTMLTEAVFTGMIPLTCILVSYAHIMHTILRIPSSGRKHKVFSTCGSHLSVVTLYYGTLFLVYFRPSSSYSADTGMVVSVIYTMVTPMLNPFIYSLRNRDMKGALWRLSGWRRYSTP from the coding sequence ATGGCAATTAGAAATCAAACTAGCATCTCCGACTTCCTGCTCCTGGGCTTCTCTGACCACCCAGAGCAGCAGCCTCTCCTCTTCGGGCTTTTCCTGGCCATGTACCTGGTCACCATGTTGGGGAACCTGCTCATCATCCTGGCCATAGTTTCTGACCAgcacctccacacccccatgtacttcttcttGGCTAATCTTTCCTTCGTTGAGACCTGCTTTTCCTGCACCATTGTCCCCAAGGTGTTGGTGAGCATTAAGACACAACACCATGCCATCTCCCATACTGGGTGTCTCATGCAGATGTACTTCTTCATGGCATTGACCCTGCTGGATGATTTCCTGCTGGCTGTGATGGCATAtgatcgctatgtggccatctgccttcctctccactaCACCACCATCATGTGTCCCCAACGCTGCCTGCTGCTGGTCGCCTCATCCTGGCTCTGCGCCCACCTCCTGGCCTTCTCACTCACCCTCCTCATGGCTCAGTTCTCCTTCTGTGCCTCCCATTCCATCCCACACTTTTTCTGTGATGTACCACCACTCCTCAAACTTGCCTGCTCAGACACCCAGATCTATCAGGACACAATGTTAACTGAAGCAGTTTTCACAGGCATGATTCCTCTCACGTGTATCCTGGTCTCTTATGCCCACATCATGCACACCATCCTCAGGATCCCCTCATCTGGAAGGAAGCACAAAGTCTTCTCGACATGTGGCTCTCACCTATCAGTGGTCACTCTCTACTATGGGACACTTTTTCTGGTGTATTTCCGGCCCTCATCCTCCTACTCAGCAGACACTGGAATGGTTGTATCTGTGATATATACAATGGTCACCCCCATGCTGAATCCGTTCATCTACAGCCTGAGGAACAGAGACATGAAGGGGGCTCTGTGGAGGCTCTCAGGCTGGAGAAGATACTCTACTCCATAA